CCTGAGGTGTAATGTCGGAAAGGATCAAATCCACCGTATGTTCTTTACAGAAGACCGTTTCTTCCGTTATCCATGTTCCCCAGGATGAGATCCAATGACGCAGTGATCTTTCAGTATCTTCTCTATTGACGCGGGAGGTTGAGTCATACATCACTGTTCCAATATCATTTCGCTTCTTTTCAACAGAAACAAATAGACAGGAGTCGCGGATAAAATCAGCAGATGTATTGGTTCTGACTGAGATAGTACAGTTCATCGAAGCATGCAAAGCACACATCAAAGCAATACTTCGGGAGGCATGACCGAAGCCGTAATCACTGATGTAAAAACGAATGTGGGGGCCGGTCAGTCTGCTCCCCACCATTTATCTGGATACAGCTTTCCAAGTGCTGCATCTCCTTCGCCGATTGACTCAAGCCCTGCTGCACGGAAATCAGCATCGACCATGATCCTTGTAAGATCACCAAAGGTTACTTTTGGTCTCCAACCAAGAATCTTCTTCGCCTTTGAAGCATCACCGATAAGATTTTCCACTTCGGTCGGACGGAAATACTTGGGATCAATCCTAACGTGATCTTCCCAGTTCAAGCCTGCATAACTGAATGCCTCTTCAAGGAACTCTTTTACCGAATTGGTCTGTCCGGTGCTTACGACATAATCATCCGGCTTGTCTTGCTGAAGCATCATCCACATCGCTTCGACGTACTCTGGCGAGAAGCCCCAGTCACGGCGTGCATCAAGATTGCCCATATAGAGATATTTTTGTTTTGCCTGCAACGATATTGGCAAGACCACGGGTTATTT
The sequence above is a segment of the uncultured Methanocorpusculum sp. genome. Coding sequences within it:
- a CDS encoding GDP-mannose 4,6-dehydratase, with translation MGNLDARRDWGFSPEYVEAMWMMLQQDKPDDYVVSTGQTNSVKEFLEEAFSYAGLNWEDHVRIDPKYFRPTEVENLIGDASKAKKILGWRPKVTFGDLTRIMVDADFRAAGLESIGEGDAALGKLYPDKWWGAD